A window from Symbiopectobacterium purcellii encodes these proteins:
- a CDS encoding 5-methyltetrahydropteroyltriglutamate--homocysteine S-methyltransferase: MRRTIQKYPPFHADHVGSLLRPACLKRARSAFVAGKLTRLQLTQVEDDEVRRVVEQQKACGIHVITDGVLRRTGGHYDFFAHLHGIAGPEGNQNYCMTRQEMATCHLQVVGPVSFNPEHPFLAHYRFLHQAVGDDPQAVAKQTLPSPCMLMYRSLRRNGVYQALDAYCEDLAQVYVQALNAFYAQGCRYLQLDDTFWSLFGDVAAIRTELDDGTDPYQLIEHCVSLLNRIMQDKPKDMYISLHVCSGDLDTKILHRNPFADVIAKALGRLNVNSLFLEYADAHFSGLETLRAIGAQTVVLGVITSETGELEDARSIKRRINDASLYLPLNQLALSPMCGFASAESAAWLTEEQQWNKLRHVVNLAHEIWVMSE; the protein is encoded by the coding sequence ATGCGTCGTACAATACAAAAATACCCCCCGTTTCATGCCGATCACGTCGGGAGCCTGCTGCGCCCTGCTTGCCTGAAACGCGCGCGCTCGGCGTTCGTGGCAGGCAAGCTCACGCGCCTACAGCTGACACAAGTGGAAGACGATGAAGTCAGACGCGTAGTGGAACAGCAAAAGGCCTGCGGTATTCATGTGATTACCGATGGTGTGCTGCGTAGAACCGGTGGACATTACGACTTTTTTGCCCACCTGCACGGTATCGCTGGCCCGGAGGGGAATCAGAATTATTGTATGACGCGGCAGGAGATGGCCACTTGCCATCTTCAGGTGGTGGGGCCGGTCTCTTTTAATCCCGAGCATCCCTTTTTGGCGCATTACCGTTTTCTGCATCAGGCGGTGGGTGACGATCCCCAGGCCGTCGCCAAGCAGACGCTGCCAAGCCCCTGCATGTTGATGTATCGCTCTTTGCGCCGAAATGGTGTCTATCAGGCGTTGGATGCCTACTGCGAAGACTTAGCGCAGGTATATGTTCAGGCGCTGAACGCTTTTTACGCCCAGGGCTGCCGCTACCTGCAACTGGATGATACGTTCTGGAGCCTGTTCGGTGATGTCGCAGCGATCCGCACCGAACTGGATGATGGCACCGATCCTTATCAGCTCATTGAGCACTGCGTTTCTTTGCTTAACCGTATCATGCAGGATAAGCCAAAGGATATGTATATCAGCCTGCACGTATGCAGTGGCGATCTGGATACCAAAATTCTGCACCGTAATCCCTTTGCCGATGTAATTGCCAAAGCGCTGGGCCGCTTGAACGTGAACAGCCTTTTTCTGGAGTATGCAGATGCGCATTTCAGCGGATTGGAAACGTTGCGCGCTATCGGCGCACAAACCGTGGTGCTCGGTGTTATCACCTCTGAAACCGGAGAGCTGGAGGATGCGCGCAGCATCAAGCGTCGAATTAATGACGCCTCGCTCTACTTACCGCTAAACCAATTGGCATTGAGTCCGATGTGCGGATTTGCCTCAGCCGAGAGCGCCGCATGGCTGACGGAGGAGCAGCAATGGAACAAACTGCGCCACGTGGTCAATCTTGCCCATGAGATCTGGGTGATGTCGGAGTAG